One segment of Castanea sativa cultivar Marrone di Chiusa Pesio chromosome 3, ASM4071231v1 DNA contains the following:
- the LOC142629255 gene encoding zinc finger BED domain-containing protein RICESLEEPER 1-like — protein MAVEMKKKYDKYWGSMDNINLMLFVAVVLDPRYRLKYVKFWFREWYENDKEDEMSFKIRDALKRLYVERVGQNGASSSSGSGASLSRDSMPSVGNASLSDRIKSYNNRFKQHLVDENSVENKSELDRYLLESSKDPDVEDFDILMWWKMNSSRYQVISQIARDVLAIPVSTVASEYAFIEAFICTQNWLKDAKKKRPIKLRECIDNVEDMDGFKIDIEIASVCPMPMEEDPSTVVLDDDE, from the exons ATGGcggtagaaatgaaaaaaaagtatgatAAGTATTGGGGAAGTATGGATAATATCAATTTGATGctttttgttgctgttgttcTTGACCCAAGGTATAGATTGAAGTATGTAAAGTTTTGGTTTAGGGAGTGGTATGAAAATGACAAGGAGGATGAGATGAGCTTTAAGATTCGGGATGCATTGAAGAGGTTGTATGTGGAGAGAGTGGGTCAAAATGGAGCTTCGAGTTCTAGTGGTAGTGGTGCTTCATTGTCTAGGGACTCCATGCCAAGTGTTGGTAATGCTTCATTGTCTGATCGcattaaaagttataataataGGTTTAAGCAACACTTGGTGGATGAGAACAGTGTGGAAAACAAATCTGAGTTGGATAGATATTTGTTGGAATCTTCTAAGGACCCTGATGTGGAAGATTTTGACATCTTGATGTGGTGGAAAATGAATTCTTCTAGATATCAAGTCATTTCCCAAATTGCCCGTGATGTGTTGGCTATTCCTGTCTCTACAGTTGCATCCGAGTATGCTTTTA TTGAAGCCTTTATTTGTACCCAAAATTGGTTGAaggatgcaaagaaaaaaagaccaatAAAGCTTCGGGAGTGCATAGATAATGTGGAGGATATGGATGGTTTTAAGATTGACATTG AAATTGCATCGGTTTGCCCAATGCCTATGGAGGAGGATCCAAGCACCGTTGTGTTGGATGATGATGAGTGA